The following are from one region of the Cetobacterium somerae genome:
- a CDS encoding OmpA family protein — protein sequence MKNTKLICSVLLAGSLFGACTATGYNSKTTGTAGGAAVGALIGQAIGQDTKGTLIGAGIGALAGLGWGAYKDQQTKELQARLQNTQVKVTDEGNYINLNLPGGVTFPTNGYVIGNGFYGPLNDIAAVLNQYPETRIVISGNTDNTGAYSYNMNLSVKRARSVADYLVRRGVNPNRVTINGYGPDRPIASNSTASGRAQNRRVEIQIFPAY from the coding sequence ATGAAAAATACAAAACTTATTTGCTCTGTTCTTTTAGCTGGATCTCTTTTTGGAGCGTGTACAGCTACTGGGTATAACAGTAAAACTACTGGAACTGCCGGTGGAGCCGCAGTGGGAGCTTTAATTGGACAAGCTATTGGTCAAGATACAAAGGGAACACTTATTGGAGCAGGAATTGGTGCTCTTGCTGGTTTAGGTTGGGGAGCATATAAAGACCAACAAACAAAGGAGTTACAAGCTAGATTACAAAATACTCAAGTTAAAGTTACAGATGAAGGAAATTATATAAATCTTAATCTTCCTGGAGGAGTTACATTCCCTACAAATGGATATGTTATAGGAAATGGATTCTATGGACCTTTAAATGATATTGCTGCTGTTTTAAATCAATATCCTGAAACAAGAATAGTTATTTCTGGTAATACTGATAACACAGGAGCTTACTCTTATAATATGAATTTATCTGTTAAAAGAGCTAGAAGTGTTGCCGATTACCTTGTACGTAGAGGAGTAAATCCTAATAGAGTAACAATTAATGGTTATGGTCCTGATAGACCTATTGCTAGTAACTCAACTGCTTCTGGTAGAGCACAAAATAGAAGAGTTGAAATTCAAATTTTCCCAGCATATTAA
- a CDS encoding FMN-binding protein translates to MNKESLRKKIVIAFIGLGLLLGVYEANKPGPLVIEEVGTGYNGDLSVKLQVKPKGNGFKIVGVDVVHQDTPPIADPAVDTLKTYILKNQNAEFDIVSGATYTSEGIKEATKKALEKIKN, encoded by the coding sequence ATGAATAAAGAATCTTTAAGGAAAAAAATAGTAATAGCTTTTATAGGGCTAGGATTATTATTAGGAGTATATGAAGCAAATAAACCAGGACCATTAGTTATAGAAGAGGTTGGAACTGGATATAATGGTGATTTAAGTGTAAAATTACAAGTAAAACCAAAAGGAAATGGATTTAAAATTGTTGGAGTTGATGTTGTTCATCAAGATACACCGCCAATAGCAGATCCAGCTGTAGATACATTAAAAACATATATCCTAAAAAATCAAAATGCTGAATTTGATATTGTATCAGGAGCCACATATACATCAGAAGGGATAAAAGAGGCTACTAAAAAAGCATTAGAAAAAATAAAAAACTAA
- a CDS encoding bifunctional metallophosphatase/5'-nucleotidase, which yields MNKNLKVFGLMGLVLALSACKVLPPKDGEYELTLVHVNDVHGRAKEGKYDGVGLARVATIAKALEQDKNNGKVLLIDAGDTMHGTTFATLTKGESMVETLNAAGLDYATLGNHDFNYGQEKLEELLSMQKYKTLAANVVDKTTGKPIAGTYDIRKIDGKKVGFFGLATPETYFKTNPNNVKNITIADPIATAKSVVAQMKKEGVKFIVVISHLGDDESTAKNLQSIGLAEAVPEIDLIIDGHSHTELKEKKVVNGVTIVQTGEYAKNVGVVKVDFDKLKNKIEAIDYTLYTKNIIMNGDNPVPEDTKVKATIDEISRKQEMITSVKVGESPILLQGDRAFVRTGETNLSQLITDAMLWKTGADVALTNGGGIRASINPGEVTVGDVISVLPFGNYVITKEVKGSDLQKAVENGIRSYPESLGAMAQVAGMTVKFNVKNPAYRRVLEIKIGNEKLNPNKTYVVATNDFMAAGGDGYSSLANGKELGHYPALDEVLIEYIQKVGLEGRDKVVPRLIPKK from the coding sequence ATGAATAAAAATTTAAAAGTTTTTGGTTTAATGGGGTTAGTCTTAGCTCTTTCTGCTTGTAAAGTATTACCACCAAAAGATGGGGAATATGAACTTACTTTAGTTCATGTTAATGATGTTCATGGGAGAGCAAAAGAGGGGAAGTATGATGGTGTAGGATTAGCTAGAGTAGCTACTATAGCTAAAGCTTTAGAGCAGGATAAAAATAATGGAAAAGTATTACTGATAGATGCTGGAGATACAATGCACGGAACAACTTTTGCCACTTTAACTAAAGGTGAGTCAATGGTAGAAACTTTAAATGCAGCAGGTCTTGATTATGCAACTTTAGGAAACCATGATTTTAATTATGGACAAGAAAAGTTAGAAGAGTTGTTATCAATGCAAAAATATAAAACATTAGCGGCAAATGTTGTAGATAAAACAACAGGTAAGCCTATTGCAGGAACTTATGATATTAGAAAAATAGATGGAAAAAAAGTAGGTTTCTTTGGATTAGCAACTCCTGAAACATACTTTAAAACAAATCCAAATAATGTAAAAAATATAACAATAGCTGACCCAATAGCAACTGCTAAATCGGTTGTTGCCCAAATGAAAAAAGAAGGAGTTAAGTTTATTGTTGTAATATCTCACTTAGGTGATGATGAAAGTACAGCAAAAAATTTACAAAGTATAGGATTAGCTGAAGCAGTACCTGAAATAGATTTAATTATTGATGGACATAGTCATACTGAATTAAAAGAGAAAAAGGTAGTTAATGGAGTTACAATAGTACAAACAGGAGAATATGCTAAAAATGTTGGAGTAGTAAAAGTTGACTTTGATAAATTAAAAAATAAAATTGAAGCAATAGATTATACTCTTTATACGAAAAATATAATAATGAATGGAGATAATCCAGTTCCAGAAGATACTAAAGTAAAAGCTACAATAGATGAAATTTCTAGAAAACAAGAAATGATAACTAGTGTTAAAGTTGGAGAATCACCAATATTATTACAAGGAGATAGAGCTTTTGTTAGAACAGGAGAAACGAATCTGTCACAATTAATAACAGATGCAATGCTATGGAAAACAGGAGCAGATGTAGCTCTTACAAATGGTGGAGGAATTAGAGCATCTATTAATCCAGGAGAGGTTACAGTAGGAGATGTAATTAGTGTATTACCATTTGGAAATTATGTAATTACAAAGGAAGTAAAAGGATCAGATTTACAAAAGGCTGTTGAAAATGGAATTAGATCATATCCAGAATCACTAGGTGCAATGGCACAAGTGGCAGGAATGACAGTTAAATTTAATGTTAAAAATCCAGCTTATAGAAGAGTTTTAGAGATAAAAATAGGTAATGAAAAATTAAATCCAAATAAAACATATGTTGTAGCAACAAATGACTTTATGGCAGCAGGTGGAGATGGATATTCATCTTTAGCTAATGGAAAAGAATTAGGACACTATCCAGCTTTAGACGAGGTTTTAATTGAGTATATTCAAAAAGTTGGATTAGAAGGTAGAGATAAGGTAGTTCCTAGATTAATACCGAAAAAATAA